A window of Verrucomicrobiia bacterium genomic DNA:
GGGATTCCACATGAACCCAAGCCCGGTCAGGACATTGCGGTCGGGCTGGGAGGGGTCGGGGGTGCCAAGGGTGAGCACGCGAACGAGAATGATGAGCGCGAGCACGATCAGGGCGGGCATGGCAAACTTGCAGAATGTCTCGATGCCACGAGACAGGCCCCGGTAGATGACGATGAAGTTGATGACGAACACCAGCACGAGGAAAAGCACCACCTGGTTGCCCCCGGCGCCCATAACCAGTCCGTCCTCATGGAACCCGATGAATCCGCGCCAGAAATCGGTATAGGCCCGGGGGTCCTTGCCAAGATCCAGGGACCCGGTCAGGAAGGCCCAGGCATACCCGGCGCACCAGGCCTCGACGTACACGTAGTACATGTAGATCGTGACTGGGATGATGGCTCCCAAGGCCCCGATGTACTTGCCCGCAGGGTGCCGGATAAGGGCGTAGAAGATCCCGGCGCTGGAGCGAAAACCCTTTTGCCCTGCGTAACGGCCCAGTGTCCACTCGGCCCAGCAGATTGGGATACCGATCAGCACGAGCGAGATGAAATAGGCGATCATGAACGCCCCGCTCCCGTACTGGGCCGCCAGGCCAGGGAAGCGGAGGAAATTGCCCAAGCCGACCGCGCTCCCGGCGACCGCCATGATCACGCCGAGGCGAGAGCCCCATCCCTCCAGTTGTCTGCCCGCACGCACGGGACGCTCTCTTAAGGCTCTTGCCCGCAGGGAACCAGAACAATCGCCCGGGAATCCGATCGTCCCGGATCCTTCGCGAACGTCCTGGCTTGAGGATCGCCGAGCTCATTCGCTGCGGCCTATGCAGCGTCCACCAGATGCCGGGATAGGAGCAGGGAGCGCGGCGTCAATCAACAAGTCGTCTGACTATTTATTTTACTGGCCAATTAATGAGCCCGACATTTTAACGTTGTCTGATCGTAAAATTGGCAGGCGTTGTGCTGTTGACTCTCCTCAGCGACAAAGTCATCGGCGGTGGCCTTATGGCATTTTGGGTGGAGGTCGGGACAGCAGGCGAGGGAGCGCTGGGTCAAAATACTAATGCCTGACCCAATAGTGCTAACAAAGGACCGCCTGCCTTTCATCTACATTCGTCAAAAACATAGCGCCTGACTTATTGACAATGTTGACCGCGAGGCCGGAAGGGTGGGGTGCTTTGGGTGCGGACTTGCGGAGCCCGTTCCTCCGGATTCGCTGCCTCCTCACCCGCAACTTGGGGAGGGGTACCGCAGCCATACCCCCGTGTCCGGATCCGATTCCATACCCCGACACGCCAGAGCGCGGAGTTCCAACTGCCGGTCTCCATTCCCCCAACCCTGTCGCCACCGGACGATTCGGACGACCGTCCGACCGATGCCGCGATCCCGATGCTTTTCGATTCGTGGCTGGCAGGCCGGGCCGGGCTGGATAGGGTAGGGACTCGCATTGCCATGAGAGGTGAGCCTGGTGAAGCCGGTGGGGAATTTAGGACGACGCACTGGTCCTGCGTGTTGCAGGCCGGAAGGGAGGGTGAACCGAGGGCCGAAGAGGCGCTCGATCAGCTCTGCCAGGTGTATTGGCGTCCGATCTACGCGTTTGTACGGCGCCGGGGATACCCGGCCCATGAGGCGGAGGACCTGGTGCAAAGTTTCTTCCTGGGGTTGCTGCGCCGCAAAGGCCTGCAGAGGGCGGATCCGGCACAGGGACGTTTCCGGGCCTTCCTGCTCACCTCGCTGAACCATCATCTGGCCAATGAGTGGGCCAAAGGCCAGCGGTTGAAGCGCGGAGGCGGCGCGCTGCCGATCTCGATCGATGCGCAGGCGGAGGAGGAGCGGTACCTGGCCGAACCTGCGGACGAGGCCAGCCCGGAACGCCTGTTCGAACGGCGCTGGGCCGAAATCGTCCTGGAACGGGTCACCCAACGGGTTCGAGCGGACCTCGTTGCCGCCGGCCAGGAGCAGCGATTCGAGGTGCTGCGGGGCTTTCTCCTGGGCGATGCGCCAGGGCTCAGCTATGACGAGGCGGGGCGCCGCCTCGGGTTGAGCATCGCCGCGGTCACCTCCGCCATCCATCGCCTTCGGTCCCGATACCGGGAGTTCTTCCTGGATGAAATTGCGCGGACGGTGGCGGAACCGGCCGAAGTGGATGACGAAATCCGTTACCTGGCCCGGGCGCTGGCCTCCTAGTGCCCCGGGGTTCCCGCCCAATGCGAAAGGATCGTTCCCTGCCGCGGTAGAATCGATCAATGACCGACGGCACGCGATGTCCGACCTGCCAGGCCCCGCTGTCCGCGGGAGCCCCGGAAGGGTTGTGCACGCGGTGCGCCTTCGAGCGGATGCTGGGGGCGTTGCCGGTGCACGGGTTGGACGGCGCCAGGGGATTTCCGCGCCCGTTCGGCGACTATCAGTTGCTGGGCGAGATCGCGCGGGGCGGCATGGGGGTGGTTTATCGCGCCCGCCAGGTCACCCTGGACCGGCCGGTCGCGCTCAAGGTCATCCTGTCGGCCCACGCCGCCTCGCAGGAGTTCGCGGAACGGTTCCGGGTCGAGGCCCGTTCGGCCGCCGGCCTGGATCACCCGAACATCGTGCCGATTTACGAGATCGGGGAGCGGGAGGGCGAGCCGTTCTTCAGCATGAAGCTGGTCGAGGGGGAGACCCTCGCGGAACGCTGCGCCCGGACGTGGAAGGGTGGGGACCGCCGCCCGGACGCCCACCGGATCCGGCAGTTTGCGTCGCTGGTGGCGACACTTGCCCGCGGCGTCCACTACGCCCACGAGCGCGGCGTGCTGCACCGCGACATCAAGCCGAACAACGTCCTGCTCGACCGTGACGACACGCCCTATCTGACCGATTTCGGTCTGGCGAAGGCCATCGAGGCGGACGGGGGGGTGACCCGGACCTGGGCGCTGCTGGGCACCCCCGCCTACATGGCTCCGGAACAGGCGCGGGGTGAGGCGAGATCGCTGACCATCGCAGTGGATGTCTATGGGCTGGGCGCGGTCCTGTACGAGCTGCTCACCGGCCGGCCTCCCTTCTCGGGCGGCACCTCGGTCGAGACCCTCCGGCAGGTGGTCGATGAGGACCCGCGTCCTCCGGGCCGGTTGAACCCTTCGCTGGACCGAGACCTGGAAACCATTTGCCTGAAGTGTCTCGAGAAGACGCCCCCGGCCCGGTACCCGTCCGCCGCGGCGCTCGCGGACGACCTGGAACGATGGCTCTGCCACCAACCGATCGCCGCCCGACCCTCCACGCCAACCGAGCGGCTCCGGAAGTGGGTGCGACGCCGTCCGGGAATGGCCTTGGCGGCGGCCTCCGCGCTGCTGGCGATGGTGGCGGTGACGGTTGTCTCGACGTTCGCGGCAATCCGCACCCACTCGGCCCGCATGGCCGCCGAGGAGGCCAATCTACGTCTCCTGCGAAACGTCCGGGATCTCGAGTGGCAGAAGGCGGAGGAACTGGCGGCGACCGGACGGACAGGCGCCTCCCTGGCGTACCTGGCCCGGCTGGTTCGCACCTCGCCGGACCCGTCGGTTCCGGCCGCCCGCATCCTTTCGATGCTGAGTCTCAGGAACTTTCCGATTCCGCACGGCGCGCCGCTGCAACACGGGCGGGGGGTGACCGACCTCGCCTTCTCTCCGGACGGGGAGCTGCTGGCCACCGGATCCCTGGACGGGACGATCGGATTGTGGGCTCTCGACGGGTCGTCCCCGAGCGTCCGTCTGGAACATCCCGGTCCCGTTCAGGTGGTCCGCTTCGATCCCCGCGGCGGCGGGGTCCTGGGGGTGTGCCGGCCGGGAGGGGCCTACTTGTGGGATGTGGCCGGCGGTTCGGTGCGACGCGAGTTCCCAGCCACGGAGCTGGGGGAATCGATGGCGGAGTTCAGTCCGGATGGGCGCTATCTGGTCTTGAGGACCGGGCTCCATGACTTCGCCGCGTTCGAGACGGACACCGGCGATCCGGTCATCGGTCCCGTGACCGGGAATTCGGTCATCCGGTCACTCGCCTTCAGCGAGGCTGGCGAAGCCCTTCTGGTGGCGACCTACGACGGACGGATCGAGGCATTCGAGGTGGGGTCGGGACGACGCCTGGAAGGGTCATGGCAGCTCCCGGAACCCGTGGCGGTGGCGCGCTTCCGGCCTGGAGGCGCGGGGATCCTTGCCGGCGGCGCGGGTAGAATTGCGCTTTGGGACCACGCGGACGGTGCGTCTGGAGGCGAGCCCCGCACGATTCGGACCGGCGCGTACGAGGTGATTCGCCTGCTGGTCAGCCCGGACGGCACGCGGGTGGTGAGCCTCCCCTATCTGGAAGCGCCCCGGCTGTGGACGGTCGCCGCGGGCGACGCCCTGGGTGAGCCGATGGGACCCAACGGCATCGTGGCAACCGGCGAATTCTCCCCGGACGGACGCCGGATCGTCACTGGCACGGCGGACGGTGTCGCCCGGATCTGGGACGGGTTCGAAGGCCGCCCGGTTCTCGAACCGATGCAGCAGGATGGCGCCATCACCCGGGTGCGGTTCAGTCCCGACGGCCAACGGGTAGCCACGGCGTCCGACGGCGGGACCGCCCAGGTTTGGGATGTGCGGATGCATCGTTTGCGCCTGCGTCAGTTTGCCGGATTGCCGCGCATCCGGGAGGTCCTCTTCAGTCCGGACGGCCAATGGCTGTACGTGAGTTCCTACACGAATCTGCTGCGCCGGGTGGCGGCGACCGGGGAACCGGCGGGGCCGCCCATGGTGCACGAGAAGCAGATCTTCATGGGGGCGATCAGTCCGGACGGCCGGACGCTCGCCACCATCACCTACAACCGCTCGGCCCATCTATGGGACGCCTCGACCTTCCGGGAGCGGACGCCACCGCTGGCGCATGAGGACGAACTCAGCAACGTGGTGTTCTCGCCCGATGGCAGGCTGGTGGTGACGACCTCATACGATCGGACGGCCCGCGTCTGGGACGTGGCCACCGGGAATCCCACAAGCCCCCCGCTTCCCCATCCGGACGCGCCCCTGAGCTGCGACTTCCATCCATCCGGACAGCGCTTCGTCACCGGGGGACTCGACGGCCGGGTACGCTTCTGGGCTTCGCCGCATGGGGAACCCGTCCTGGAAACCGCACCGCACCGCAGCCGGATCTGGGCGGTCCGGTTCAGTCCGGACGGCCGGTGGGTGGCCAGCGCTTCGGGGGATCGCACCGTGCGGATGTGGGATGGAGCCACCGGACAGCCGGTTGGCGAGCCCTTCCTGCACGGCAAGGCGGTCCTGACGCTCCGTTTCAGTCCGGATGGCGGGCGCCTGGTGACGGCCACGGAGGACGGCCACGTGCAACTGTGGGACATCGGCGCCGGGCGTGCCGCCTCCCTGCCGATGCAACACGCAGGGGTCGTCTGGAATGTCGCCTTCAGTCCGGACGGGCGCCGTCTGGTGAGCGGCTCCTACGATGGCACCGCGAGAATCTGGGATGCTGACAGCGGATACCCGATGAGCGAGGTGCTTCCCCACACGGCCGAGGTGCTGAGGACGGCGTTCACCCTGGACGGGAAGCAACTCGTGACGACGGCGAGCGACACGACGTTGCGGTACTGGAAGGTGCTGGACGGACCGCCTCCGGTTCCCGAATGGCTGCCGGCCTTTGCCGAGGCGGTGGGGGGGCGGCGACTGGACGCGAGCGGCGTGCTGGCGAATGTGGCCACCACCGAATTGCACGCACTGAGGCGGCGCCTCCTGGCCGGGACGACCGAGGACTATTTCTCGCGATGGGTCCGGTGGTTCCTGACGGACCGGCTTTCGGGGGAGTCCGAGGAGTTCGAGCTCTAAGCCGCAACCCCGGGACGCTCCACCCCGAAATGGTGCAGCACGTTTCGCAGCAGCGCCGCCCAGCGGGGGTCGGCCTCGAGTGCCCAGCCCGCGCCGATGGTGCCGGCGTGGAACACCGTTCCGCCCTCGGGTCGTTCCCACCAGATCATCTCGCCGCCCTGTTCGTTGTCCGGGCGGATGGGCCGGAAGAAGTAGTCGAAGGCGGCGCCCCCGTGCTGCCACGGGATCACCCCATTGGCGAGGCGCTGAATGCCGGGCGGGTCGGACGGCATGACGGCGCCTTCGGGCACGGGTTGGGTGGCGAGGGCGGCCAGGGTTGAAAGCCGGACATCGAACTCGTGTCCGTTGGCCATGGGGACCCGGCCTTCGCCGGCCCAGCCGAACCGGTCACCCGGTTGGAGTCCGGTCGGCTCGGGGGAGCGGAAGACCGGATGATCGGTGGCCTCGGCGATCCAAGGACCGAAATTGCGGACGTTCCCCTGGTTGTTCCAGCCGAGGGTTTCCAGGCCGATGAGTTTCCAGCCCGGGAACCCACATTCGCGGAGGAGGCCGCCACGGAGAAGGTCGTGACTGTGCCAGGCTTCGCCTCGCTGTTCCGGCTTCAACTGATCACCCGGCGCATCGACCTTCCGGCATTCCAGCACCGTGCCGGCCGGATCCCAACTGACCCGCCAGAACAGCGTGTTCCCACTCAGGACGACGACCCGGCCGCCCGAGCCCAGATACTCATCGAGACCTCGGAACATCTCGATCGACCAGTATTCGCTGTGGCCATTGATGATGAGGATGCGATGGCGCCGGAGGGAGCCGGGATCCCGGTGAAGGTCGAGATCGGTCACCATTTCATAATCGTAGCCCTCCCGCTCCAGCCAGGCCTGGGTGAACCGATCCGCCCTGGCCAGATGGCTGTACTCAGTGGCATCGCCGTAGCGCAGGTACGGGTCCGCCGCCGGCCAGGGAACCCGGGTTCCCATCTGGTACGTCCCCTGACCCGCCGCATGCCCACGATAAAACGAGAAGGCCGGCGGATCGCCCGCCTCATTCGGCAGACCGTCCGTGCCGGCCAGTTGACGGTATCCGGGACGCCGACGTCCGAACGGCGCGGCGTTGTAGGCGCGCCAGGTGTGGGTGGCGGCCAGAAGAAGGACCGGGGCCGGCGCCCGGCGCACGGGCCGCCGGATCACGAACGTGGCGTGCTGAACATAGGCCGCACCCTCGCGCTCCCATTGCAGCCGCAGCACCGCCATGCCCGAGCGCGCGGACGCCGGGACACGCCACCGCAAGGTCGGTTCCCACCCGCAATCGTACAGGTCGTCCGAGGCCAGGCGCAGCCCGTGCCCCCGCTGCGGATCACGGTCCGGATCGTAATCGCCGAACCGCGGCACCGAGGCATCAAAGGACGGGCCCCCGATCATCCAGGTTCCATGGTTGATGACGCGGCCATGCCGGCGGAACCGCGAACGGTCGGCCAGGCGGTCCCCGGATTCCTCGGACAGGGCCCAGAGGCCCAGCAATCCTTCCGGACCGGGAGGAATCAGCCCGTTCCCCGAATGGCGCTTCCGGATGAGTTCGTCCACCGGGGCGATCCGGTGGAGGGCGACCATGGCGATGTCGCCATCGAGGGTTTGAGTGGCGCGACCCGATTCTCCGAGGGCCCCGATCCGAATCGGATGCGAACCCGGACGGAAAGATCCCTCGCAGGGCCAGGAACCGACCGGTTTCCCGTCCACCCAGATCTCCTTGCGCCGCCCATCCCATCGCGCCACCACATGGTGCCAACGCCCCCGCGTGACGGTGCCCGAGGCGGTTCGGTGCGTGGAGAAGCCGGTTCCGGACCCCCCGTTCCCAAGCTGAAAGCCGAGGGTCCCGTCGGGTCCGATTGCCAGGGCAAAGCCGTCCGCAGCCGCCGCATCGTGTTGGGAAATCAGGCCCATGGAACGAT
This region includes:
- a CDS encoding sigma-70 family RNA polymerase sigma factor; its protein translation is MRGEPGEAGGEFRTTHWSCVLQAGREGEPRAEEALDQLCQVYWRPIYAFVRRRGYPAHEAEDLVQSFFLGLLRRKGLQRADPAQGRFRAFLLTSLNHHLANEWAKGQRLKRGGGALPISIDAQAEEERYLAEPADEASPERLFERRWAEIVLERVTQRVRADLVAAGQEQRFEVLRGFLLGDAPGLSYDEAGRRLGLSIAAVTSAIHRLRSRYREFFLDEIARTVAEPAEVDDEIRYLARALAS
- a CDS encoding protein kinase, with translation MTDGTRCPTCQAPLSAGAPEGLCTRCAFERMLGALPVHGLDGARGFPRPFGDYQLLGEIARGGMGVVYRARQVTLDRPVALKVILSAHAASQEFAERFRVEARSAAGLDHPNIVPIYEIGEREGEPFFSMKLVEGETLAERCARTWKGGDRRPDAHRIRQFASLVATLARGVHYAHERGVLHRDIKPNNVLLDRDDTPYLTDFGLAKAIEADGGVTRTWALLGTPAYMAPEQARGEARSLTIAVDVYGLGAVLYELLTGRPPFSGGTSVETLRQVVDEDPRPPGRLNPSLDRDLETICLKCLEKTPPARYPSAAALADDLERWLCHQPIAARPSTPTERLRKWVRRRPGMALAAASALLAMVAVTVVSTFAAIRTHSARMAAEEANLRLLRNVRDLEWQKAEELAATGRTGASLAYLARLVRTSPDPSVPAARILSMLSLRNFPIPHGAPLQHGRGVTDLAFSPDGELLATGSLDGTIGLWALDGSSPSVRLEHPGPVQVVRFDPRGGGVLGVCRPGGAYLWDVAGGSVRREFPATELGESMAEFSPDGRYLVLRTGLHDFAAFETDTGDPVIGPVTGNSVIRSLAFSEAGEALLVATYDGRIEAFEVGSGRRLEGSWQLPEPVAVARFRPGGAGILAGGAGRIALWDHADGASGGEPRTIRTGAYEVIRLLVSPDGTRVVSLPYLEAPRLWTVAAGDALGEPMGPNGIVATGEFSPDGRRIVTGTADGVARIWDGFEGRPVLEPMQQDGAITRVRFSPDGQRVATASDGGTAQVWDVRMHRLRLRQFAGLPRIREVLFSPDGQWLYVSSYTNLLRRVAATGEPAGPPMVHEKQIFMGAISPDGRTLATITYNRSAHLWDASTFRERTPPLAHEDELSNVVFSPDGRLVVTTSYDRTARVWDVATGNPTSPPLPHPDAPLSCDFHPSGQRFVTGGLDGRVRFWASPHGEPVLETAPHRSRIWAVRFSPDGRWVASASGDRTVRMWDGATGQPVGEPFLHGKAVLTLRFSPDGGRLVTATEDGHVQLWDIGAGRAASLPMQHAGVVWNVAFSPDGRRLVSGSYDGTARIWDADSGYPMSEVLPHTAEVLRTAFTLDGKQLVTTASDTTLRYWKVLDGPPPVPEWLPAFAEAVGGRRLDASGVLANVATTELHALRRRLLAGTTEDYFSRWVRWFLTDRLSGESEEFEL
- a CDS encoding LamG domain-containing protein — protein: MKPTRRVFLQRSLVASGALAAAPSLIAQSLPRARVRPTTLPPHQPHHVPGVHAYADAESVRPGEDLVFRISTEVPVRATVCRLGTAVDDPDQDEVLHDFGILPARLQPIHPGSYVHVARGLSGRLDAFAAELWVRPWRVDRSMGLISQHDAAAADGFALAIGPDGTLGFQLGNGGSGTGFSTHRTASGTVTRGRWHHVVARWDGRRKEIWVDGKPVGSWPCEGSFRPGSHPIRIGALGESGRATQTLDGDIAMVALHRIAPVDELIRKRHSGNGLIPPGPEGLLGLWALSEESGDRLADRSRFRRHGRVINHGTWMIGGPSFDASVPRFGDYDPDRDPQRGHGLRLASDDLYDCGWEPTLRWRVPASARSGMAVLRLQWEREGAAYVQHATFVIRRPVRRAPAPVLLLAATHTWRAYNAAPFGRRRPGYRQLAGTDGLPNEAGDPPAFSFYRGHAAGQGTYQMGTRVPWPAADPYLRYGDATEYSHLARADRFTQAWLEREGYDYEMVTDLDLHRDPGSLRRHRILIINGHSEYWSIEMFRGLDEYLGSGGRVVVLSGNTLFWRVSWDPAGTVLECRKVDAPGDQLKPEQRGEAWHSHDLLRGGLLRECGFPGWKLIGLETLGWNNQGNVRNFGPWIAEATDHPVFRSPEPTGLQPGDRFGWAGEGRVPMANGHEFDVRLSTLAALATQPVPEGAVMPSDPPGIQRLANGVIPWQHGGAAFDYFFRPIRPDNEQGGEMIWWERPEGGTVFHAGTIGAGWALEADPRWAALLRNVLHHFGVERPGVAA